From Lawsonia intracellularis PHE/MN1-00, the proteins below share one genomic window:
- a CDS encoding phosphoglycerate kinase has translation MHMCSMSELNLQGKQIVLREDLNVPLKDGVITSDKRIRAALPSIKFALERGAGVVILSHLGRPEEGKPTKEASLAPVAARLSELLGMDVPLITDYLNGVTVSPGKCVLCENVRFLVGEKKNSEELARKLAALGEIYIMDAFATAHRAQASTEGAIRFAKHACVGPLMAAELKAIRHILHRPNHPLVAIIGGSKVSTKLQLIENLSRKVDRLIVGGGIANTFLKAAGFEIGLSLYEPELVSTAAKIMRETHRHVSPFDHLGGKLMANAYKQGFPFETLGAKVIEQVSQHMSPFDSLGETTRKEDSRGISSIPLPSDVVVATELSEKATAIIRKVDDIKPDEKIFDIGPETAQRIAEYIMNAGTVVWNGPVGVFEIDQFGLGTKIIAHAVAETKAYTVVGGGDSIAALEKYGYLDKVDYVSTAGGAFLEMLEGKILPAVAALEASASS, from the coding sequence ATGCATATGTGCTCCATGTCTGAACTTAACTTACAAGGAAAACAAATTGTATTAAGAGAAGATCTGAATGTACCATTAAAAGATGGTGTTATTACCAGTGATAAGCGTATTCGTGCAGCTTTACCCTCTATTAAGTTTGCATTGGAAAGAGGCGCTGGTGTTGTGATTCTTTCACATCTTGGCCGACCAGAAGAAGGTAAGCCTACAAAAGAAGCTTCTCTTGCACCTGTTGCAGCAAGGCTTTCTGAATTGTTAGGTATGGATGTTCCCTTGATTACAGATTACTTAAATGGAGTAACAGTATCTCCAGGAAAGTGTGTATTGTGTGAGAATGTACGTTTTCTTGTAGGTGAAAAGAAAAATTCAGAAGAGTTAGCACGTAAATTAGCTGCACTTGGAGAAATTTATATTATGGATGCATTTGCTACGGCGCATCGTGCACAAGCATCTACAGAAGGTGCAATCCGTTTTGCCAAACATGCATGTGTTGGTCCATTGATGGCTGCTGAGTTAAAAGCTATTAGACATATTCTTCATCGTCCAAATCATCCTTTAGTAGCAATTATTGGAGGTTCCAAAGTTTCAACAAAGCTTCAACTTATTGAAAATCTTTCTCGAAAGGTGGATCGATTGATTGTTGGTGGGGGTATCGCTAATACATTTTTAAAAGCTGCTGGTTTTGAAATTGGTTTATCTTTATATGAACCAGAATTGGTTTCAACAGCAGCAAAAATTATGAGAGAAACACATCGACATGTATCACCTTTTGATCATTTGGGGGGTAAGTTGATGGCAAATGCTTATAAACAAGGTTTCCCTTTTGAAACTTTAGGAGCTAAAGTGATAGAGCAGGTTTCTCAGCATATGTCACCATTTGATTCTTTAGGTGAAACAACGCGGAAAGAAGATTCTAGGGGAATATCATCTATTCCATTGCCTAGTGACGTAGTTGTAGCAACTGAACTTAGTGAGAAAGCAACTGCAATAATACGTAAAGTTGATGATATTAAGCCTGATGAGAAAATTTTTGATATAGGTCCTGAAACAGCTCAGAGGATTGCTGAATACATAATGAATGCAGGAACTGTGGTATGGAATGGTCCAGTAGGTGTTTTTGAAATTGATCAGTTTGGTTTAGGAACAAAAATTATAGCCCATGCAGTTGCAGAAACAAAAGCATATACAGTTGTTGGTGGAGGAGATAGTATTGCTGCACTTGAGAAATATGGATATTTAGATAAGGTTGATTATGTTTCAACAGCAGGAGGAGCTTTTCTTGAAATGTTAGAAGGCAAAATTTTACCAGCTGTAGCTGCACTTGAGGCATCTGCTTCATCGTGA
- the galE gene encoding UDP-glucose 4-epimerase GalE has product MKVIVTGGAGYIGSHTCKELARQGYNPIVYDNLSTGHKSLVQWGEFEYGDILDLSRLQSVFHKHKPDGVIHFAAKSIVSESVSNPGYYFRNNVTGTLNLLETIYNSKVKYIVVSGTCAVYGQPEQMPIHEDMPKLPVTTYGVSKLVMESMLKSFEAAYGLSWVSLRYFNAAGCDLDGETGEWHEPETHLIPLILKTITSNTPLTIFGDNYPTEDGTCVRDYIHVCDLARAHVLALNYLAKGETSEAINLGTGSGFSVRQIIDSVERITGRSVPYRLGQRREGDPPCLISSNQKAASLLGWRPQYSNIDQIIASAWNWHSNFCNTTFYNNR; this is encoded by the coding sequence ATGAAGGTAATTGTTACTGGTGGAGCTGGCTATATTGGAAGTCATACATGTAAAGAATTAGCACGTCAGGGATATAATCCTATTGTATATGATAATTTGTCTACAGGTCATAAGTCCCTTGTTCAGTGGGGTGAGTTTGAATATGGAGATATTTTAGATCTTTCTAGATTACAGTCTGTTTTTCATAAGCATAAACCAGATGGCGTGATCCATTTTGCGGCAAAATCTATTGTTAGTGAGTCTGTGAGCAATCCTGGGTATTATTTTCGTAATAATGTTACAGGTACACTGAATCTTCTAGAAACAATATACAATAGTAAAGTTAAGTATATTGTTGTTTCTGGAACATGTGCAGTTTATGGGCAACCAGAACAAATGCCTATTCATGAAGATATGCCAAAGCTCCCTGTAACTACTTATGGAGTAAGTAAGCTTGTTATGGAATCTATGCTGAAGTCTTTTGAAGCAGCATACGGTCTTTCTTGGGTTTCACTACGATACTTTAATGCCGCAGGTTGTGATCTAGATGGGGAAACAGGAGAGTGGCATGAACCTGAAACACATTTAATTCCTTTAATATTAAAAACTATTACAAGTAATACTCCATTAACTATTTTTGGGGATAACTACCCAACTGAAGATGGTACATGTGTCCGAGATTACATTCATGTTTGTGATCTTGCACGTGCACACGTGTTGGCTTTAAATTATTTAGCTAAAGGTGAAACCTCAGAGGCCATAAATCTTGGTACTGGAAGTGGTTTTTCAGTAAGGCAGATTATTGATAGTGTTGAAAGGATTACAGGTAGGTCAGTTCCATATAGACTGGGCCAGCGTAGAGAAGGTGATCCTCCATGTTTAATCTCAAGTAATCAAAAAGCAGCCTCCTTACTTGGATGGAGGCCACAATATTCAAATATTGATCAAATTATTGCAAGTGCATGGAATTGGCACTCCAACTTTTGTAACACCACTTTTTATAACAATAGGTAG
- a CDS encoding carbonic anhydrase: protein MKKVFYISIHLVVFWGCIVFFIPPNFANAQKSIKGKSMEESLNNVEAVKILEEGFRRFQKLHFCNPDSPYKKELSEGQQPRVLFISCSDSRVDPAILTEAKPGDLFVVRNISNLVPPCTKEDGSYHGVTSAIEYAVEHLHVDTIIIMGHAKCGGIHSLLLPGSYTGKSFIDRWMSIAKPAKILAEKKFPNAPFEVRQKACEQFSVVNSMNNILTFPWVKEAVKKSNLKVYGWYFDIVSGELLQYDPIKKEFFVLVPSC from the coding sequence ATGAAAAAAGTTTTTTATATCAGTATACATTTAGTAGTTTTTTGGGGATGTATAGTTTTTTTTATACCACCAAATTTTGCTAATGCACAAAAAAGCATAAAAGGTAAGTCTATGGAGGAATCTCTTAACAATGTAGAAGCAGTAAAAATATTAGAAGAAGGTTTTCGTCGTTTTCAAAAGCTTCACTTTTGTAATCCTGACTCACCATATAAAAAAGAATTGAGTGAAGGACAACAACCTAGAGTTCTTTTTATTTCTTGTAGTGACTCAAGGGTTGATCCTGCTATTCTTACAGAAGCTAAGCCTGGAGATTTATTTGTAGTTCGTAATATATCTAATTTGGTCCCTCCATGTACTAAAGAGGATGGAAGTTATCATGGTGTCACTTCTGCAATCGAGTATGCTGTAGAGCACTTGCATGTAGATACAATTATTATTATGGGACATGCAAAATGTGGAGGAATTCATAGTTTATTGTTACCAGGAAGCTATACTGGAAAAAGTTTCATTGATAGATGGATGAGTATTGCTAAGCCTGCTAAGATACTTGCTGAGAAGAAATTTCCTAATGCTCCTTTTGAAGTTAGACAAAAAGCATGTGAACAGTTTAGTGTTGTAAATTCTATGAATAATATTTTGACATTCCCATGGGTTAAAGAGGCTGTAAAAAAATCAAACCTCAAAGTTTATGGTTGGTATTTTGATATTGTATCAGGTGAGTTATTACAATATGATCCTATAAAGAAAGAGTTTTTTGTTTTAGTTCCTTCTTGCTAA
- a CDS encoding ABC transporter ATP-binding protein has protein sequence MSNKSKIDPIITVKQLCKSYPLYTKKQDHLLELFDPFRKQRHTLFHALNSISFSIYKNESIGIMGINGSGKSTLLKLLTGVLTPSSGEISVKGKVSALLELGAGFHPERTGLENIYFQGALHGQTKQEIDSYLAEIIQFADIGEYIHQPVKLYSSGMFIRLAFATAIQGNPDILIIDEALAVGDVRFQRLCFQRIEELKQQGVTFIFVSHSSDQIVAHCSRALLLGNGQLIMDGEPRNVVNRYMDILFNRNDKLSNTIKANVTLPESISTVTEKPTELTTNYDLKDKEKLNDPYSLHPWYNPYEYRWGDGRATISDIHITSSGNINNVQPGDYLSIQLKTVFHTSIIRPIFGCTIKTHDGIIVYGSNTELTGSEILYDHVSAGSITFVTFTMHCNLAPGDYFFSFGVAVMEKDTVPLDRRYDSLLLTVHGPANFFGLSNLNMIIRNSGIKHV, from the coding sequence ATGTCTAACAAAAGCAAAATAGATCCTATTATTACTGTAAAACAACTTTGTAAGTCATACCCACTATATACCAAAAAACAGGATCATCTTCTTGAACTTTTTGATCCTTTTAGAAAACAGCGTCATACACTTTTTCATGCACTTAATTCTATCTCATTTTCAATTTATAAAAATGAAAGTATTGGTATAATGGGTATTAATGGTTCAGGCAAATCAACTCTTTTAAAACTATTAACAGGTGTACTTACACCCTCTTCCGGGGAAATATCCGTAAAAGGAAAAGTATCTGCTTTACTAGAACTTGGTGCAGGTTTTCATCCGGAAAGAACAGGTCTTGAAAATATCTATTTTCAAGGAGCACTTCATGGACAAACAAAACAAGAGATAGACTCTTACCTTGCAGAAATTATCCAGTTTGCTGATATTGGAGAGTATATCCATCAACCTGTAAAACTTTACTCAAGTGGAATGTTTATACGATTAGCATTTGCTACTGCTATTCAAGGTAACCCAGATATCTTGATTATAGATGAAGCATTAGCTGTAGGAGATGTACGTTTCCAACGTTTATGCTTTCAACGTATTGAAGAATTAAAACAACAAGGGGTAACTTTCATTTTTGTTTCACACTCTAGCGATCAAATTGTAGCACACTGTAGTAGAGCATTACTACTTGGAAACGGTCAACTCATTATGGATGGAGAACCACGCAATGTAGTTAATCGCTATATGGATATTTTATTTAATCGTAATGATAAATTAAGCAACACAATAAAAGCAAATGTTACTCTCCCTGAGAGCATAAGCACCGTTACAGAAAAACCAACTGAGCTTACTACTAATTATGACCTAAAAGATAAAGAAAAACTTAACGACCCTTACTCATTACATCCCTGGTATAATCCTTATGAATACCGATGGGGAGATGGTCGTGCAACTATTTCAGATATTCATATTACCTCATCTGGAAATATAAATAATGTTCAGCCTGGTGACTACTTATCTATTCAACTAAAAACAGTATTTCACACATCCATTATTAGACCTATTTTTGGGTGTACCATAAAAACACATGATGGTATTATTGTATATGGCTCAAATACAGAGCTAACAGGTTCTGAAATATTATATGACCATGTTTCTGCTGGATCCATAACATTTGTTACTTTTACTATGCATTGCAATTTAGCACCAGGAGACTACTTTTTCTCATTTGGTGTTGCTGTAATGGAAAAAGATACTGTACCTCTTGATAGACGGTATGACTCTCTTCTTTTAACTGTGCATGGCCCTGCAAACTTTTTTGGTCTTAGTAATTTAAATATGATAATTAGGAATTCAGGGATTAAGCATGTATAA
- a CDS encoding class I SAM-dependent methyltransferase, with amino-acid sequence MYNVLSQLYNYQAELNIWQCDTPKIFNYSDGDEIEDRLYTILKQVEDKSILSDELQTFQKDWATTYHLSASRANLLRPIEKTLLKDATVLELGCGCGGITRYLAETCAHVCSVEGSQRRASITALRCQDLTNITIISDSIYDLSPKIGSFDIVTLIGVLEYARLFGGEYAETRLLKKACSFLKPGGALIIAIENKLGLKYIAGIPEEHLGTSWTGVMDGYTSDGIVTFNRKELEDLLIQTGFSQLQQFIPLPDYKLPTTVLHPEGIVAEEKEFQRAPLIAASSRSFEEKPLFNIQQVWKGICNTNMLANMADSLCFIAWKTYESDKTIHSWPKNILASHYGTFIQKQYAKETQFIRSDDGIQVLRRHLIPGLQKPNAIFSQLLEEEPYIKGELLIEKVRQLMVKYNWTIEQIAAVLQPWFSWLCSQCIPGTTDLPAELQDIAPFNVVLDKDGAINPIDIEWTSIQSIPLLTMLVRTLSSTFIRIGQVAPPATNVPLKIIPLLHQTICILYKPISMDSIHAAWEDTENKVTCYLGVDCPWETMIHAELSVIPNMPLSMIQSLKTDLCSLSEENKNLREELTSCYNSRSWKLTKPLRFFSNKLHNYRAVIKNFFTFNMLLFIIITY; translated from the coding sequence ATGTATAATGTCTTATCACAACTATATAATTATCAAGCTGAATTGAATATTTGGCAGTGTGACACTCCAAAAATATTTAATTATTCTGATGGAGATGAAATAGAAGATAGGTTGTATACCATACTAAAACAAGTGGAAGATAAAAGTATCCTCTCTGATGAACTACAAACTTTCCAAAAAGATTGGGCCACTACCTATCATTTATCTGCCTCCAGAGCCAACTTATTACGCCCAATTGAAAAAACATTGTTAAAAGATGCCACTGTATTAGAGTTAGGTTGTGGTTGTGGAGGAATAACTCGCTACCTTGCAGAAACATGTGCACATGTATGCTCTGTAGAAGGAAGTCAACGTCGTGCATCAATTACTGCGTTACGCTGCCAAGACTTAACTAATATAACTATCATATCTGACTCTATTTATGATCTGTCTCCTAAAATTGGGTCTTTTGATATTGTAACACTTATTGGTGTATTAGAATATGCTCGTCTTTTTGGTGGAGAATATGCAGAAACTCGTCTATTAAAAAAAGCTTGCTCTTTTCTTAAACCAGGTGGTGCTCTTATTATTGCTATTGAAAACAAACTTGGACTCAAATATATTGCAGGTATTCCTGAAGAACATCTAGGAACATCATGGACTGGTGTTATGGATGGATATACTTCAGATGGTATAGTTACATTCAACCGTAAAGAATTAGAAGATCTTCTTATCCAAACTGGCTTTTCACAACTCCAACAGTTTATCCCTTTACCTGACTATAAACTTCCAACTACTGTTTTACACCCAGAAGGTATTGTAGCAGAGGAAAAAGAATTTCAACGTGCACCACTAATTGCTGCTTCCTCTAGATCATTTGAAGAAAAACCCCTTTTTAATATTCAACAAGTTTGGAAGGGTATCTGTAATACTAATATGTTAGCTAACATGGCTGACTCTCTATGCTTTATTGCATGGAAAACTTATGAATCAGATAAAACTATACATAGCTGGCCCAAAAATATTCTAGCTTCACATTATGGAACATTCATTCAAAAACAATACGCCAAAGAAACTCAATTTATTCGTTCAGATGATGGTATACAAGTATTACGCCGACACTTAATACCAGGCTTACAAAAGCCTAATGCTATCTTTTCACAACTATTAGAAGAAGAACCTTACATAAAAGGAGAACTCCTTATAGAAAAAGTGAGACAGCTTATGGTAAAATATAACTGGACAATTGAACAAATTGCAGCTGTATTACAACCTTGGTTTAGTTGGCTTTGTTCACAATGTATTCCTGGTACAACTGATTTACCAGCCGAACTACAAGATATAGCACCTTTTAATGTTGTCCTTGATAAAGATGGTGCTATCAATCCTATAGATATAGAGTGGACAAGCATACAATCTATCCCTTTATTAACAATGCTTGTACGAACACTATCATCAACATTCATCCGTATAGGTCAAGTTGCTCCTCCTGCAACTAATGTCCCTTTGAAGATTATTCCCCTACTTCATCAAACTATTTGCATACTATATAAACCAATATCAATGGACTCTATTCATGCAGCATGGGAAGATACAGAAAATAAAGTTACATGTTATCTAGGAGTAGATTGTCCATGGGAAACTATGATCCATGCTGAGTTGTCAGTTATTCCTAATATGCCCCTCTCCATGATTCAATCATTAAAGACAGACCTATGTTCTCTCTCAGAAGAAAATAAAAATCTTAGAGAAGAACTAACTTCATGTTATAATTCCCGCTCATGGAAGCTTACAAAACCATTACGTTTTTTTAGTAACAAGTTACACAATTATCGTGCAGTTATTAAAAATTTTTTTACTTTTAACATGTTACTTTTTATAATTATCACATATTAG
- a CDS encoding M23 family metallopeptidase, with the protein MPLFTRSYSTFWLTLNLVFLLLPACGTKEKSLQSNELLSQPIESQDNTTSKTELPKISLIKPTQGKHISSEFGMRSHPIKRRQLLHTGIDISGKRGDKIIASANGTVVFCGRRGSYGLTIDLDIGNGVILRYAHLDRLHVKKGVEVYQGQCIGKLGRTGRATAPHLHFEVRVNNIPVDPMQFIIPTHHWTKKPQPPSTTTKKEM; encoded by the coding sequence ATGCCATTATTTACCCGTTCTTACTCTACTTTTTGGCTAACTCTTAATTTAGTTTTTTTATTACTACCTGCTTGTGGAACTAAAGAAAAATCACTTCAATCAAATGAACTCCTCTCACAACCCATAGAAAGTCAAGATAATACCACCTCAAAGACAGAACTACCTAAAATTAGTCTTATCAAACCTACACAAGGGAAACATATTTCTTCTGAATTTGGAATGCGTAGTCATCCCATAAAAAGAAGACAACTTCTGCACACCGGGATAGATATATCTGGAAAGCGAGGGGACAAAATTATAGCTTCAGCTAATGGAACTGTCGTTTTCTGTGGACGTAGAGGCTCATATGGTCTTACAATTGATTTAGACATTGGAAATGGTGTAATATTACGATATGCTCATCTTGATAGATTACATGTCAAAAAAGGTGTAGAAGTTTATCAAGGACAATGTATTGGAAAACTTGGAAGAACAGGTAGAGCAACTGCTCCTCATTTACATTTTGAAGTCCGTGTAAATAATATCCCTGTAGATCCTATGCAATTTATTATACCAACACACCACTGGACAAAAAAACCTCAACCACCCAGTACTACAACAAAAAAAGAAATGTAA
- a CDS encoding polysaccharide deacetylase family protein, whose translation MTQSLPVLMYHYISNYPSSISVSPHNFEKHCQGMAENGWRGITLQEAESFFLKGEKLPPKSVLITFDDGFLDNFVYAWPILKKYEHSGVIFTVTERILSEQIVRPTLFDVWDKSISNKVLYELVDMPIKQTKLGLKKRQDVFLSWEECRIMEKSGVISIGAHSAHHLSVFANNTWKDIYIPSDQHRTFYKIDAPIVWGMPCFKEKSALHCKAFIPSNKLTELITYHVPQQKQQAYEYFQQPHNITSLKQKIQTLSSNSLGSFETWGQQQKRLISDFEQCKNTLEKELGHNVQSFCWPWGESSIIAQRIGKNFGFSYFYKTSMGANPSKKYTAINRFKVRNKGWNWLRWRLEIYSRIMPATVYAKIRI comes from the coding sequence ATGACTCAAAGCCTCCCTGTATTAATGTATCATTATATATCCAATTATCCTAGCTCAATAAGCGTATCTCCTCATAATTTTGAAAAACATTGTCAAGGAATGGCAGAAAATGGTTGGAGAGGAATAACTCTTCAAGAAGCTGAATCTTTTTTTCTAAAAGGAGAAAAACTTCCTCCTAAATCTGTGCTCATTACATTTGATGATGGTTTTTTAGATAACTTTGTCTATGCATGGCCAATATTAAAAAAATATGAACATAGTGGTGTCATTTTTACTGTTACTGAACGTATTCTATCTGAACAAATTGTTAGACCTACACTTTTTGACGTCTGGGATAAATCTATTTCTAATAAGGTTCTTTATGAACTTGTAGATATGCCTATAAAACAAACAAAACTTGGACTCAAAAAAAGACAAGATGTATTTCTTTCATGGGAAGAATGTCGTATAATGGAAAAAAGTGGTGTAATTAGCATTGGTGCTCACTCTGCCCATCACCTTTCTGTTTTTGCTAATAACACATGGAAAGATATATATATTCCTTCAGATCAGCATAGAACATTCTATAAAATTGATGCTCCTATAGTATGGGGAATGCCATGTTTTAAAGAAAAATCTGCCTTACACTGTAAGGCATTTATTCCTTCGAATAAACTTACTGAACTTATTACCTATCATGTACCACAACAAAAACAACAAGCCTATGAATACTTTCAACAACCTCATAATATAACAAGCCTGAAACAAAAAATTCAAACACTTTCCTCTAACTCTCTTGGAAGTTTTGAAACATGGGGACAACAGCAAAAACGTCTTATTTCAGACTTTGAACAATGTAAAAATACTCTTGAAAAAGAACTAGGACATAATGTGCAATCATTCTGTTGGCCATGGGGTGAAAGTTCAATTATTGCTCAACGTATTGGGAAAAATTTTGGCTTTTCATATTTTTATAAAACTTCTATGGGAGCAAATCCATCAAAAAAATATACGGCTATTAATCGTTTTAAAGTCAGAAATAAAGGATGGAACTGGTTACGTTGGCGATTAGAAATATATTCTCGTATAATGCCTGCAACTGTGTATGCAAAAATACGTATCTAA
- a CDS encoding AI-2E family transporter, with product MTRILSLLSIGAWFLLLWPFPVTTFLATSMACVSYPYFLKLTQKISRYWAIVIYTICLSLLILLPLIITISLIVPQAVAGLKILDQLREPGFLQSINADQMLDSIDRWLKEIPGLEGGVKQLASSIAGIVGSVTRSVLAGGLGIAGGAFHAVLTIFIFIMVTVLCITNAELLYTMIRITSNFSYEVLNRFIVTIRNAIFGVLVGIVLVSIIQGFLCGIGFAVANVPQPAFWGLITAFVAPIPFVGTSLVWIPVCIWLWLQGETVAMVAMIIWCVIVVAGVDNLLRPFFLKTGIDATLIALILSILCGLAAFGPVGIVAGPILVAIAIQASKESLQALQITDRSCNK from the coding sequence ATGACACGAATTCTCTCACTATTGAGTATAGGCGCTTGGTTTTTACTTTTATGGCCTTTTCCAGTTACTACATTTTTAGCTACAAGTATGGCTTGTGTTTCATATCCATATTTTCTTAAGCTTACTCAGAAAATTTCTCGATATTGGGCAATTGTAATTTACACTATATGTCTTAGCCTATTAATTTTATTACCTTTAATAATAACGATATCTCTTATTGTCCCTCAGGCTGTAGCAGGGTTAAAAATTCTTGACCAATTACGTGAACCTGGTTTTTTACAGAGTATTAATGCTGATCAAATGTTAGATTCTATTGATAGGTGGTTAAAAGAAATTCCTGGTCTTGAAGGTGGGGTTAAACAGTTGGCAAGCAGCATAGCAGGTATTGTAGGGTCAGTAACAAGGTCTGTGTTAGCTGGTGGTTTAGGAATCGCAGGTGGAGCTTTTCATGCAGTATTAACTATATTTATATTTATTATGGTTACTGTATTATGTATTACAAATGCAGAATTACTTTATACTATGATTCGTATTACTTCTAATTTTTCTTATGAAGTACTTAATCGATTTATTGTAACAATAAGAAATGCTATTTTTGGTGTATTAGTAGGTATAGTTTTAGTTTCTATAATACAAGGATTTCTATGTGGTATTGGCTTTGCTGTGGCTAATGTTCCACAGCCTGCTTTTTGGGGACTCATTACAGCTTTTGTAGCACCAATCCCTTTTGTGGGTACGTCATTAGTCTGGATACCTGTATGTATTTGGCTTTGGCTTCAAGGTGAGACTGTAGCTATGGTTGCCATGATTATTTGGTGTGTTATTGTTGTTGCAGGCGTTGATAACTTATTAAGGCCGTTTTTTTTGAAAACAGGTATAGATGCAACACTTATTGCTCTTATTTTATCTATTTTGTGTGGTCTTGCAGCGTTTGGACCTGTTGGAATAGTAGCAGGACCTATTCTTGTAGCAATAGCTATACAGGCATCAAAAGAAAGTTTACAAGCACTACAAATAACAGATAGAAGTTGTAATAAATAG